A portion of the Malania oleifera isolate guangnan ecotype guangnan chromosome 3, ASM2987363v1, whole genome shotgun sequence genome contains these proteins:
- the LOC131151594 gene encoding uncharacterized protein LOC131151594 isoform X1: METAAGTLLFTLNRKIINYKQSTDAVISNISSNRACSSIRMRYNAQPFHERASYIPAVSAISSGAEDIQVSSSQCKDFSVTATSINDDKDIKMTVEVSGVKTQAIFDNVFSKMVADAQPIPGFRRVKGGKTPNIPRDILLEVLGPSKVYKQVIKKVINHAISEYVEKEGLIVSKDLRIEQSFEDLEAKFEPGDRFCFDAVVVRVQETK, encoded by the exons ATGGAAACAGCAGCTGGGACACTGCTCTTCACTCTGAATCGTAAG ATAATAAATTACAAGCAGTCCACAGATGCTgtcatttcaaatatttcttccAATAGAGCATGTTCTTCCATTCGAATGAGATATAATGCTCAACCATTTCATGAAAG GGCAAGCTACATTCCTGCAGTTTCTGCTATATCGTCAG GTGCAGAAGATATTCAAGTCTCTTCATCTCAATGCAAGGACTTCTCTGTGACTGCTACCAGTATTAATGACGATAAAGACATAAAG ATGACCGTAGAGGTATCTGGtgtcaaaactcaagcaatttttGACAATGTGTTCTCCAAAATGGTTGCTGATGCTCAACCAATTCCAGGCTTTCGAAGAGTAAAAGGAG GAAAAACACCTAAT ATACCCAGAGACATTCTTTTGGAAGTTCTTGGACCCTCTAAAGTTTACAAGCAAGTAATAAAGAAAGTAATTAACCATGCCATATCTGAATATGTAGAAAAG GAAGGCTTAATAGTGAGTAAAGACTTGAGGATCGAGCAGAGCTTTGAAGATCTTGAAGCGAAGTTTGAACCCGGGGATCGATTTTGCTTTGATGCAGTAGTTGTTCGAGTTCAAGAAACAAAGTGA
- the LOC131151594 gene encoding uncharacterized protein LOC131151594 isoform X2 codes for METAAGTLLFTLNRKIINYKQSTDAVISNISSNRACSSIRMRYNAQPFHERASYIPAVSAISSEDIQVSSSQCKDFSVTATSINDDKDIKMTVEVSGVKTQAIFDNVFSKMVADAQPIPGFRRVKGGKTPNIPRDILLEVLGPSKVYKQVIKKVINHAISEYVEKEGLIVSKDLRIEQSFEDLEAKFEPGDRFCFDAVVVRVQETK; via the exons ATGGAAACAGCAGCTGGGACACTGCTCTTCACTCTGAATCGTAAG ATAATAAATTACAAGCAGTCCACAGATGCTgtcatttcaaatatttcttccAATAGAGCATGTTCTTCCATTCGAATGAGATATAATGCTCAACCATTTCATGAAAG GGCAAGCTACATTCCTGCAGTTTCTGCTATATCGTCAG AAGATATTCAAGTCTCTTCATCTCAATGCAAGGACTTCTCTGTGACTGCTACCAGTATTAATGACGATAAAGACATAAAG ATGACCGTAGAGGTATCTGGtgtcaaaactcaagcaatttttGACAATGTGTTCTCCAAAATGGTTGCTGATGCTCAACCAATTCCAGGCTTTCGAAGAGTAAAAGGAG GAAAAACACCTAAT ATACCCAGAGACATTCTTTTGGAAGTTCTTGGACCCTCTAAAGTTTACAAGCAAGTAATAAAGAAAGTAATTAACCATGCCATATCTGAATATGTAGAAAAG GAAGGCTTAATAGTGAGTAAAGACTTGAGGATCGAGCAGAGCTTTGAAGATCTTGAAGCGAAGTTTGAACCCGGGGATCGATTTTGCTTTGATGCAGTAGTTGTTCGAGTTCAAGAAACAAAGTGA
- the LOC131151538 gene encoding uncharacterized protein LOC131151538 yields the protein MAAEFSILKDAQLHQRVEIIYGKEVQAIQHIQFGSEPECAKYLCTSRSNYEAALALLDAGASLVKSESAAALDKDDHRSLTARDVYDYTVYCVHLALEGISNYTVRSSYLSKVKEHADELITTLREMHPEDVTKIAKMANDAAQYRNEMLDYQRKLNFAGKFKDLSEARKLEVYNVIIEASKRGRPFVNMGQG from the exons ATGGCTGCGGAGTTTTCCATTCTCAAGGATGCGCAGTTGCACCAGCGGGTTGAGATAATTTATGGCAAAGAAGTACAGGCCATACAACACATCCAATTCGGCTCCGAACCCGAGTGCGCCAAATACCTCTGCACCAGCAGAAGCAATTACGAGGCGGCTCTGGCCCTCCTCGATGCCGGCGCCAGCTTGGTGAAGAGTGAGTCCGCTGCAGCACTCGACAAAGACGACCACCGGTCCTTGACCGCTCGCGATGTCTACGATTACACTGTGTACTGCGTCCACCTCGCACTAGAGGGCATCTCAAACTACACGGTGAGAAGCAGCTACCTCAGCAAAGTAAAAGAACACGCGGATGAACTGATTACGACTCTGAGGGAGATGCACCCAGAAGATGTTACCAAAATCGCTAAAATGGCCAACGATGCGGCTCAATACAGGAACGAGATGTTGGA TTACCAGCGAAAACTGAATTTTGCGGGGAAGTTCAAGGACCTGTCGGAAGCGCGAAAGCTAGAAGTGTACAACGTAATAATTGAGGCGTCCAAGCGCGGAAGACCTTTCGTTAACATGGGGCAAGGATAA